The Salvia miltiorrhiza cultivar Shanhuang (shh) chromosome 1, IMPLAD_Smil_shh, whole genome shotgun sequence genome has a window encoding:
- the LOC131007095 gene encoding dynamin-related protein 5A-like isoform X2 codes for MAANGTADFLTAPSDTPSGGKSAFGKHKQQHQPMDTSNKRRFEAYNRLQAAAVAFGEKLPIPEIVALGGQSDGKSSLLEALLGFRFNVREVEMGTRRPLILQMIHDSNALEPRCRFQDEDSEEYGNAMVSSTAIADTIKSRTEALLRETKTAVSPKSIVMRVEYAHCPNLTIIDTPGFVLKAKKGEPECTPDEILSMVKSLASPPHRILLFLQQSSVEWCSSLWLDAIRELDPTFKRTIVVVSKFDNRLKEFSDRWEVDRYLSASGYLGENTRPFFVALPKDRTTVSNDEFRRKISQVDAEVIHHLRDAVKGGFDEDKYGSYIGFGCLRDYLESELQKRYKEAAPTTLALLEQRCSEVTAELTRMEVKIQATSDVAHLRRSAMLHAASLSNHLESLLDGAADPAPEQWGKTTEEEKLESGIGGWPGVSTDTKPPNSTLRLYGGAAFERVVHEFRMATYSMECPVVSREKVANILLAHAGRSGSRGVSEAAAEIARTAAKSWLSPLLDTACDRLAFVLCSLFDIAIERNRHHHTGYGQQAGDMEGFVGFLAALRHSYYSFIKDLAKQCKQVVRHHLDSVTSPYSLVCYESDIPGSFSADGGHIARREIPEEQENIPPGKDETTPGKVIESREVLRECHMTVPETPSPDQPCDVNYVVKKELGHCVEVGARKRHARIAGNNRNLDNFRTQNGGLMFSGGVGSGSAYTEICSCAAQHFAGIREVLVERGVASSLNSGFLTPCRERLMVALGLDLFAVTDAKFMDMFIAPEVIDTLVNEKQSLQKRQKILHSCLNEFKNVARSL; via the exons ATGGCCGCCAACGGCACCGCCGATTTCCTCACCGCACCCTCCGACACCCCCTCAGGTGGGAAATCGGCTTTTGGAAAACACAAGCAACAGCATCAGCCTATGGACACTTCGAACAAACGGAGATTCGAGGCCTACAACCGGCTTCAGGCAGCCGCCGTCGCCTTCGGAGAGAAGCTCCCGATCCCCGAAATCGTGGCGCTGGGCGGCCAGTCCGACGGCAAGAGCTCGCTGCTTGAAGCGCTGCTAGGATTCCGCTTCAATGTGCGTGAAGTCGAAATGGGCACTCGACGCCCTCTCATTTTACAGATGATTCACGATTCCAATGCGCTTGAGCCCCGCTGCCGATTCCAG GATGAGGATTCTGAAGAATACGGGAATGCAATGGTATCATCTACAGCGATTGCAGATACCATAAAATCTCGTACGGAGGCACTTTTGAGGGAGACCAAAACTGCAGTTTCACCTAAGTCCATTGTTATGAGAGTGGAATACGCACATTGTCCTAATCTTACCATTATAGATACTCCAGGTTTTGTTCTCAAG GCAAAGAAGGGTGAACCAGAGTGTACACCAGATGAAATTTTGTCGATGGTCAAGTCCTTGGCTAGTCCACCTCATCGCATTCTTCTATTTCTTCAACAAAGTAGTGTTGAATGGTGTTCATCTTTGTGGTTGGATGCCATACGTGAATTAGATCCAACCTTCAAACGCACAATCGTTGTTGTTTCCAAATTTGATAACCGACTCAAG GAGTTCAGTGACCGTTGGGAAGTGGATCGCTATTTAAGTGCGAGCGGATACCTTGGGGAGAACACTCGGCCCTTTTTTGTTGCTCTTCCAAAGGATAGAACTACAGTTTCGAATGATGAGTTTCGTAGGAAAATATCTCAGGTAGATGCGGAAGTGATACACCATTTACGTGATGCAGTCAAAGGTGGATTTGATGAAGACAAGTATGGATCCTACATAGGTTTCGGTTGTCTCAGAGATTATTTAGAATCTGAACTACAGAAGAGGTATAAAGAGGCTGCccctactacattggccttgctagAACAACGTTGTAGTGAGGTAACCGCTGAATTGACCAGAATGGAGGTCAAAATACAGGCAACTTCTGATGTTGCACACCTTCGCAGATCTGCTATGTTGCATGCTGCATCTCTGAGCAATCATCTG GAATCACTTCTTGATGGAGCTGCTGATCCAGCACCAGAGCAATGGGGGAAAACAACAGAAGAAGAAAAACTGGAGAGTGGTATAGGTGGTTGGCCTGGTGTTAGCACAGATACAAAGCCTCCCAATTCAACTCTTCGTCTTTATGGTGGTGCTGCATTTGAAAGAGTAGTTCATGAGTTTCGCATGGCCACCTATTCCATGGAATGCCCAGTAGTGTCAAGAGAGAAG GTGGCAAATATCTTACTTGCACATGCTGGCCGGAGTGGGAGTAGAGGAGTTTCAGAGGCTGCTGCAGAGATTGCTCGTACTGCAGCTAAGTCATGGCTTTCTCCTCTTCTGGACACAGCATGTGACCGCCTTGCTTTTGTCTTATGCAGTCTTTTTGATATTGCCATTGAGAGAAATCGCCATCATCACACAGGAT ACGGTCAGCAAGCTGGAGACATGGAAGGGTTTGTTGGTTTCCTTGCTGCTTTGAGACACTCTTACTACAGCTTTATAAAGGATCTTGCCAAGCAATGCAAACAAGTAGTTCGACACCATCTTGATTCAGTCACAAGTCCATACTCTCTGGTTTGCTATGAGAGTGACATCCCTGGGAGTTTCAGTGCCG ATGGAGGGCATATAGCTCGTCGGGAAATCCCTGAGGAGCAAGAAAACATCCCCCCAGGAAAAGATGAGACGACTCCAGGAAAAGTGATTGAATCAAGagaggttctaagagaatgtcaCATGACTGTGCCTGAGACTCCATCACCTGATCAACCATGTGATGTAAACTACGTGGTGAAGAAAGAACTCGGTCATTGTGTTGAAGTTGGAGCAAGGAAACGACATGCTAGAATTGCAGGCAATAACAGGAATTTGGATAACTTCAGAACCCAAAATGGTGGCCTTATGTTTTCTGGTGGGGTGGGTTCAGGGTCAGCTTACACAGAGATATGTTCATGTGCTGCTCAACATTTTGCTGGAATTCGTGAAGTTCTGGTGGAGAGGGGTGTTGCATCAAGTTTAAACTCAGGATTCCTCACACCTTG CCGGGAGAGGCTTATGGTTGCACTGGGATTGGATTTGTTTGCTGTTACTGATGCAAAATTCATGGACATGTTCATTGCTCCTGAGGTAATTGATACGCTTGTGAATGAAAAGCAGTCTCTCCAAAAGCGCCAGAAAATACTGCATTCCTGCTTAAACGAGTTCAAGAACGTTGCCAGATCACTTTGA
- the LOC131007095 gene encoding dynamin-related protein 5A-like isoform X1 has product MAANGTADFLTAPSDTPSGGKSAFGKHKQQHQPMDTSNKRRFEAYNRLQAAAVAFGEKLPIPEIVALGGQSDGKSSLLEALLGFRFNVREVEMGTRRPLILQMIHDSNALEPRCRFQDEDSEEYGNAMVSSTAIADTIKSRTEALLRETKTAVSPKSIVMRVEYAHCPNLTIIDTPGFVLKAKKGEPECTPDEILSMVKSLASPPHRILLFLQQSSVEWCSSLWLDAIRELDPTFKRTIVVVSKFDNRLKEFSDRWEVDRYLSASGYLGENTRPFFVALPKDRTTVSNDEFRRKISQVDAEVIHHLRDAVKGGFDEDKYGSYIGFGCLRDYLESELQKRYKEAAPTTLALLEQRCSEVTAELTRMEVKIQATSDVAHLRRSAMLHAASLSNHLESLLDGAADPAPEQWGKTTEEEKLESGIGGWPGVSTDTKPPNSTLRLYGGAAFERVVHEFRMATYSMECPVVSREKVANILLAHAGRSGSRGVSEAAAEIARTAAKSWLSPLLDTACDRLAFVLCSLFDIAIERNRHHHTGYGQQAGDMEGFVGFLAALRHSYYSFIKDLAKQCKQVVRHHLDSVTSPYSLVCYESDIPGSFSAGINSIYRVNKIRTGSFALDLSDGGHIARREIPEEQENIPPGKDETTPGKVIESREVLRECHMTVPETPSPDQPCDVNYVVKKELGHCVEVGARKRHARIAGNNRNLDNFRTQNGGLMFSGGVGSGSAYTEICSCAAQHFAGIREVLVERGVASSLNSGFLTPCRERLMVALGLDLFAVTDAKFMDMFIAPEVIDTLVNEKQSLQKRQKILHSCLNEFKNVARSL; this is encoded by the exons ATGGCCGCCAACGGCACCGCCGATTTCCTCACCGCACCCTCCGACACCCCCTCAGGTGGGAAATCGGCTTTTGGAAAACACAAGCAACAGCATCAGCCTATGGACACTTCGAACAAACGGAGATTCGAGGCCTACAACCGGCTTCAGGCAGCCGCCGTCGCCTTCGGAGAGAAGCTCCCGATCCCCGAAATCGTGGCGCTGGGCGGCCAGTCCGACGGCAAGAGCTCGCTGCTTGAAGCGCTGCTAGGATTCCGCTTCAATGTGCGTGAAGTCGAAATGGGCACTCGACGCCCTCTCATTTTACAGATGATTCACGATTCCAATGCGCTTGAGCCCCGCTGCCGATTCCAG GATGAGGATTCTGAAGAATACGGGAATGCAATGGTATCATCTACAGCGATTGCAGATACCATAAAATCTCGTACGGAGGCACTTTTGAGGGAGACCAAAACTGCAGTTTCACCTAAGTCCATTGTTATGAGAGTGGAATACGCACATTGTCCTAATCTTACCATTATAGATACTCCAGGTTTTGTTCTCAAG GCAAAGAAGGGTGAACCAGAGTGTACACCAGATGAAATTTTGTCGATGGTCAAGTCCTTGGCTAGTCCACCTCATCGCATTCTTCTATTTCTTCAACAAAGTAGTGTTGAATGGTGTTCATCTTTGTGGTTGGATGCCATACGTGAATTAGATCCAACCTTCAAACGCACAATCGTTGTTGTTTCCAAATTTGATAACCGACTCAAG GAGTTCAGTGACCGTTGGGAAGTGGATCGCTATTTAAGTGCGAGCGGATACCTTGGGGAGAACACTCGGCCCTTTTTTGTTGCTCTTCCAAAGGATAGAACTACAGTTTCGAATGATGAGTTTCGTAGGAAAATATCTCAGGTAGATGCGGAAGTGATACACCATTTACGTGATGCAGTCAAAGGTGGATTTGATGAAGACAAGTATGGATCCTACATAGGTTTCGGTTGTCTCAGAGATTATTTAGAATCTGAACTACAGAAGAGGTATAAAGAGGCTGCccctactacattggccttgctagAACAACGTTGTAGTGAGGTAACCGCTGAATTGACCAGAATGGAGGTCAAAATACAGGCAACTTCTGATGTTGCACACCTTCGCAGATCTGCTATGTTGCATGCTGCATCTCTGAGCAATCATCTG GAATCACTTCTTGATGGAGCTGCTGATCCAGCACCAGAGCAATGGGGGAAAACAACAGAAGAAGAAAAACTGGAGAGTGGTATAGGTGGTTGGCCTGGTGTTAGCACAGATACAAAGCCTCCCAATTCAACTCTTCGTCTTTATGGTGGTGCTGCATTTGAAAGAGTAGTTCATGAGTTTCGCATGGCCACCTATTCCATGGAATGCCCAGTAGTGTCAAGAGAGAAG GTGGCAAATATCTTACTTGCACATGCTGGCCGGAGTGGGAGTAGAGGAGTTTCAGAGGCTGCTGCAGAGATTGCTCGTACTGCAGCTAAGTCATGGCTTTCTCCTCTTCTGGACACAGCATGTGACCGCCTTGCTTTTGTCTTATGCAGTCTTTTTGATATTGCCATTGAGAGAAATCGCCATCATCACACAGGAT ACGGTCAGCAAGCTGGAGACATGGAAGGGTTTGTTGGTTTCCTTGCTGCTTTGAGACACTCTTACTACAGCTTTATAAAGGATCTTGCCAAGCAATGCAAACAAGTAGTTCGACACCATCTTGATTCAGTCACAAGTCCATACTCTCTGGTTTGCTATGAGAGTGACATCCCTGGGAGTTTCAGTGCCGGTATAAACTCAATTTACCGTGTAAATAAAATCCGAACTGGCTCATTTGCTCTTGATCTGTCAGATGGAGGGCATATAGCTCGTCGGGAAATCCCTGAGGAGCAAGAAAACATCCCCCCAGGAAAAGATGAGACGACTCCAGGAAAAGTGATTGAATCAAGagaggttctaagagaatgtcaCATGACTGTGCCTGAGACTCCATCACCTGATCAACCATGTGATGTAAACTACGTGGTGAAGAAAGAACTCGGTCATTGTGTTGAAGTTGGAGCAAGGAAACGACATGCTAGAATTGCAGGCAATAACAGGAATTTGGATAACTTCAGAACCCAAAATGGTGGCCTTATGTTTTCTGGTGGGGTGGGTTCAGGGTCAGCTTACACAGAGATATGTTCATGTGCTGCTCAACATTTTGCTGGAATTCGTGAAGTTCTGGTGGAGAGGGGTGTTGCATCAAGTTTAAACTCAGGATTCCTCACACCTTG CCGGGAGAGGCTTATGGTTGCACTGGGATTGGATTTGTTTGCTGTTACTGATGCAAAATTCATGGACATGTTCATTGCTCCTGAGGTAATTGATACGCTTGTGAATGAAAAGCAGTCTCTCCAAAAGCGCCAGAAAATACTGCATTCCTGCTTAAACGAGTTCAAGAACGTTGCCAGATCACTTTGA
- the LOC131007090 gene encoding salicylate carboxymethyltransferase-like: MEVEQVLHMNGGLGDSSYANNSLVQGKMIEMTKPIVADAISKVYRSLGSNSKTLCMAELGCSSGPNTLLVAAEFVKTVYESSRKHGRELPEFQIFLNDLPGNDFNCISQWLMPKFEEEIGNINGGYCFVYGAPGSFYGRLFPSNTLHFVHSSCSLMWLSKVPQGLEMNKGNVYIGSESPVSVSEAYYAQFRSDFQTFLKCRSEEVVVGGRMVLTILGRKTETAASKECCYIWELLALALKQMVHEGVVEEEIVDSFNIPQYTPSPIEVKKEVENEGSFIITHLEASEISWAACSATNNDTANHKINAYNVAKCMRSVAEPLLVQHFGQSIIDQLFVKYQNIIWDRMSKEDTKFINVTISMTKRQE; this comes from the exons GGAAAGATGATAGAAATGACAAAGCCGATAGTAGCAGATGCAATAAGTAAAGTATACCGCAGTTTGGGCTCAAACTCAAAGACGTTGTGCATGGCGGAGTTGGGTTGTTCCTCCGGACCAAACACTCTGCTTGTGGCGGCGGAGTTCGTCAAAACCGTGTACGAGTCGAGCCGGAAGCACGGGCGCGAGCTGCCGGAGTTTCAGATATTTCTGAACGACCTCCCAGGAAATGATTTCAACTGCATTTCCCAGTGGTTGATGCCAAAGTTTGAAGAGGAGATTGGAAATATTAATGGTGGATATTGTTTTGTATACGGAGCTCCTGGATCGTTTTACGGCAGGCTTTTCCCCTCCAACACACTCCATTTTGTTCATTCTTCTTGCAGTCTCATGTGGCTCTCCAAGGTGCCTCAAGGCTTggaaatgaacaagggaaacgTGTACATTGGGAGTGAGAGCCCAGTGAGTGTGAGTGAAGCATACTATGCTCAATTTCGAAGTGATTTTCAGACATTCTTGAAATGTCGGTCGGAAGAAGTAGTAGTGGGTGGAAGGATGGTGCTTACTATTTTGGGAAGGAAAACTGAGACAGCTGCTTCCAAGGAGTGCTGCTATATTTGGGAGCTCTTGGCCCTTGCCCTCAAACAAATGGTGCATGAG GGAGTAGTAGAAGAAGAAATAGTGGATTCATTTAATATCCCTCAATACACGCCTTCCCCTATAGAGGTAAAGAAGGAAGTGGAGAATGAAGGGTCATTCATCATCACTCATTTGGAGGCCTCCGAAATTAGTTGGGCTGCTTGCAGCGCTACTAATAATGACACTGCTAATCACAAGATTAATGCGTACAATGTGGCTAAGTGCATGAGATCCGTGGCTGAACCCTTACTAGTTCAACACTTTGGGCAATCAATAATCGACCAACTCTTCGTTAAGTACCAAAATATCATTTGGGATCGCATGTCGAAGGAGGATACCAAGTTTATCAATGTCACTATTTCAATGACCAAGAGACAAGAATAA